A portion of the Luxibacter massiliensis genome contains these proteins:
- a CDS encoding pyruvate formate lyase family protein, whose protein sequence is MHTLRFADEYDAFMEELDAHYRRFPADVSRQERMLDDKLKAFPQASPLKKKTWIYQVIASECEVKVFRHCPFYFEVVTGRIRNSVGAAYPPIPGLDSWLMRTDRSGFLEKFQGWAGPYMEEDIIDSTMYMDCAHHAMGVEAVLKHGFAGIKRAAEEKLCHVTEAQGRDFLESVIAAQDSLITLTKRFAKKAEEILENEACPEVRERLMRISRGAQKCPIYPAETFYEALNTFWYLREIGNSFESLGFAILGHIDRILEKYYTRDLEAGIITREEAKELITWFVALTDARWDLGDTPYGTNTSLNIGGCDAEGKPVFNDITRFVIEAYLEYRFVNPKLQARFSKGAPDAYYSLVGKLAASGTNVLSVFNDEVLIKGFMDKGKELQDARLYVSGGCQEPVLANTEFGSRAFCYLNPSKYLLMMIFPSQYAFFEQERIVPISLEWCRDFEEFYARVFYNLKLIVNAVTWHYNEFENFWKYYNPCPLYSSTIEGCIEKARDVSEGGAKYNGNTFAVSGIGTFIDSMYAIYKSVFADKKISWEAMKELLATNFEGEEQIRLWLKNKVAKYGKDEDEIKELTKRIYDDMSVIVSGMPNTRGGQYEAALWSFYGYEWLKAKTGATPNGRKGGESLSRGINPAEDVNTTIAQMVHSLADIDLSKYPGTAVMYFEMPLTLAGCDEKVFESLIRYFQKCGGNVFDFDVVDAAALEDALKNPHRHQNLVVRVCGYSARFVTLDREMQIEIVNRAKRIAG, encoded by the coding sequence ATGCATACATTAAGATTTGCGGATGAATATGACGCGTTTATGGAAGAGCTGGATGCACATTACCGCAGGTTCCCGGCAGATGTAAGCAGGCAGGAAAGAATGCTGGATGATAAGCTGAAGGCTTTCCCCCAGGCTTCGCCCCTGAAAAAGAAAACCTGGATCTACCAGGTGATTGCCAGCGAATGTGAAGTGAAAGTTTTCAGGCATTGCCCTTTTTACTTTGAAGTGGTGACGGGGCGTATCAGAAATTCTGTGGGAGCAGCCTATCCCCCCATCCCAGGGTTGGACAGCTGGCTAATGCGTACAGACAGGTCGGGGTTTTTAGAAAAATTCCAGGGGTGGGCCGGCCCTTATATGGAAGAGGATATCATAGATTCTACCATGTATATGGACTGCGCCCACCATGCCATGGGAGTTGAGGCTGTACTTAAGCATGGATTCGCAGGCATCAAAAGGGCGGCAGAGGAAAAGCTTTGCCATGTAACAGAAGCACAGGGGCGGGATTTTCTTGAGAGTGTGATTGCGGCACAGGATTCTTTGATAACACTGACAAAAAGATTTGCAAAAAAAGCTGAAGAAATACTGGAAAATGAAGCCTGCCCAGAGGTCAGAGAGAGACTGATGAGGATTAGCCGCGGGGCGCAGAAATGCCCCATATATCCTGCAGAAACTTTCTATGAAGCCTTGAATACTTTTTGGTATTTGCGGGAAATCGGCAATTCCTTTGAATCTCTTGGATTTGCCATACTGGGGCATATAGACAGGATCCTGGAAAAGTATTATACCAGGGATCTGGAGGCCGGCATTATAACCCGGGAAGAGGCAAAAGAACTCATCACTTGGTTTGTAGCGCTGACAGACGCCAGATGGGACCTTGGGGACACACCCTACGGCACAAACACAAGTTTAAATATTGGCGGATGTGATGCAGAGGGAAAGCCAGTATTTAATGATATTACCAGGTTTGTAATCGAGGCATATCTGGAATACAGATTTGTAAACCCAAAGCTGCAGGCCAGGTTTTCTAAGGGGGCGCCGGATGCATACTACAGTTTGGTAGGAAAATTGGCGGCATCGGGCACAAATGTACTTTCTGTATTCAACGATGAAGTTCTGATAAAGGGGTTTATGGATAAGGGGAAAGAACTTCAGGACGCCCGGCTTTATGTGTCAGGGGGCTGCCAGGAGCCAGTTCTGGCCAATACGGAATTTGGATCCCGGGCCTTCTGTTACCTGAATCCTTCCAAATATCTGTTGATGATGATATTCCCCAGCCAGTATGCGTTTTTTGAACAGGAAAGGATTGTCCCAATATCCTTGGAATGGTGCCGGGATTTTGAAGAATTTTATGCAAGAGTATTTTATAATTTAAAGTTGATCGTCAATGCAGTTACCTGGCATTATAACGAGTTCGAGAATTTCTGGAAGTATTATAATCCTTGTCCTTTATATTCCTCCACCATTGAGGGGTGTATTGAAAAGGCAAGGGATGTATCAGAAGGAGGGGCAAAATATAATGGGAATACCTTTGCTGTCAGTGGAATCGGTACGTTTATTGATTCCATGTATGCCATATATAAATCCGTGTTTGCGGACAAAAAAATAAGCTGGGAGGCCATGAAAGAACTTCTGGCCACAAACTTTGAGGGGGAAGAGCAGATTCGCCTGTGGCTCAAAAACAAGGTGGCAAAATACGGCAAAGATGAGGATGAGATAAAAGAACTTACAAAAAGAATTTATGATGACATGTCTGTTATTGTATCTGGAATGCCGAATACCCGGGGAGGGCAGTACGAGGCTGCCCTGTGGTCTTTCTATGGATACGAATGGCTGAAAGCAAAAACAGGAGCCACGCCAAATGGCCGGAAGGGCGGGGAGTCATTATCCAGGGGCATTAACCCGGCAGAGGATGTAAACACAACAATTGCACAAATGGTGCATTCTCTGGCCGATATAGATTTAAGCAAGTATCCGGGGACGGCAGTGATGTATTTTGAGATGCCTCTGACTTTGGCCGGCTGTGATGAAAAGGTTTTTGAATCTTTAATCCGCTATTTCCAGAAATGCGGCGGGAATGTATTTGATTTTGATGTTGTGGATGCGGCGGCTTTGGAGGATGCGCTTAAAAATCCCCACAGGCACCAAAACCTGGTAGTCCGGGTTTGCGGCTACAGTGCCAGGTTTGTGACGCTGGACAGGGAGATGCAGATAGAAATTGTGAACCGGGCAAAGCGGATTGCAGGATAG
- a CDS encoding glycyl-radical enzyme activating protein: MEVNLFNIQRMSLHDGPGIRTTIFFQGCNLRCAWCHNPESFESGRQIQWNQSRCISCGACTRACQAGARYLRGEKLVYERSLCRGCGGCARVCMAGAVRQVGFTMDTGQVLQEVLKDKALYEISGGGVTCSGGEPLLQAEGAACLLEGLKSAGIHTAVDTAGNVPFENFEKVIPFTNVFLYDLKLWDSGMHQRYTGISNERILENFEKLERISQIIVRIPFIGEIQESAVKPLACFLRGRKNVKMIELLPYHRLGEGKYAELGKKNAAFTAPSREVLEKAANDFKEQGASVRISG, encoded by the coding sequence GTGGAAGTAAATCTATTTAATATACAGCGGATGTCCCTCCATGACGGGCCGGGAATCAGGACGACTATATTCTTTCAGGGATGTAATCTTAGATGTGCCTGGTGCCATAATCCAGAGTCATTTGAGAGTGGGAGGCAGATTCAATGGAATCAAAGCAGGTGTATATCCTGCGGGGCCTGTACAAGAGCCTGCCAGGCAGGGGCCCGGTACTTACGGGGGGAAAAGCTTGTCTATGAACGCTCCTTATGCAGAGGATGCGGCGGCTGCGCCCGTGTATGTATGGCAGGGGCAGTGCGCCAGGTAGGGTTTACAATGGACACAGGGCAGGTTTTACAGGAGGTATTAAAGGATAAGGCTCTGTATGAAATTTCTGGAGGCGGAGTGACTTGTTCAGGCGGTGAGCCTCTTCTGCAGGCAGAGGGGGCCGCATGTCTGCTGGAGGGACTTAAGTCTGCGGGAATCCATACAGCAGTAGATACAGCGGGGAATGTCCCGTTTGAAAATTTTGAAAAGGTGATTCCCTTCACAAATGTATTTTTATATGATTTAAAGCTTTGGGACAGCGGGATGCATCAAAGATATACTGGTATATCTAATGAAAGGATACTGGAGAATTTTGAAAAACTGGAAAGAATCTCGCAGATTATCGTCAGAATCCCTTTTATAGGTGAAATTCAGGAGAGTGCGGTAAAACCCCTGGCCTGTTTTCTTAGGGGAAGAAAAAATGTAAAAATGATAGAACTGCTCCCATATCACAGACTGGGGGAGGGGAAATATGCAGAATTGGGCAAAAAGAATGCTGCCTTTACGGCTCCCTCCAGAGAAGTGCTTGAAAAGGCAGCAAATGATTTTAAGGAGCAGGGGGCCTCTGTTAGGATATCTGGCTGA
- a CDS encoding zinc-dependent alcohol dehydrogenase — protein MKGLIVTGDGKLRLAADVPMPEPDDYEVLTRTLACGICNGTDLKLIEGGLRGFTDYPAVLGHESVGEVIKVGKKVRNYQAGDRVLRTILKSSASYNSLWGSFAQYGYVNDYDARVEDGLEADIGTCTQQVIPGDIDPAEGTMIITLKEICSALHRLGLEKGMDVAVIGCGPVGLSMAALSKLMGARKVVLGGHHSKRIEAARRLGADLAVNSKETDLVSAIQSYVPEGVDLFVDCVGRTQIIDQGMQVVKETGKIGVYGIGMHTGDRIDWDKAPYNFQIHAVQWPIAREERKVHQEVLGYIQSGQLDLKDFVTHKLPLEEYQRGIELVRSREGLKVVLEF, from the coding sequence AGAACACTGGCCTGTGGGATTTGTAATGGGACGGATCTGAAATTGATAGAAGGAGGCCTGCGGGGATTCACAGATTACCCAGCAGTGCTGGGGCATGAGTCTGTGGGGGAAGTGATAAAGGTGGGCAAAAAGGTCAGGAATTACCAGGCGGGCGACAGGGTGCTGCGGACAATACTCAAAAGCAGCGCCTCCTATAACAGCCTTTGGGGCAGCTTTGCCCAGTACGGATATGTAAATGACTATGATGCGAGAGTGGAGGACGGCCTTGAGGCCGACATAGGAACCTGTACGCAGCAGGTGATTCCAGGGGATATAGATCCGGCAGAGGGCACCATGATTATCACCCTTAAGGAGATCTGCAGCGCCCTTCACCGTCTGGGGTTAGAAAAAGGCATGGATGTGGCGGTGATTGGATGTGGGCCGGTGGGCCTTTCCATGGCAGCCCTGAGCAAACTGATGGGCGCCAGGAAAGTGGTGCTGGGAGGGCACCACTCAAAACGTATTGAGGCGGCCAGGCGGCTGGGGGCAGATTTGGCTGTAAATTCAAAGGAGACTGACCTGGTTAGTGCGATACAGTCTTATGTGCCTGAGGGTGTGGATCTGTTTGTAGACTGTGTGGGCCGGACCCAGATTATAGACCAGGGGATGCAGGTGGTAAAAGAAACTGGGAAGATAGGGGTGTATGGGATTGGTATGCACACAGGCGACAGGATTGACTGGGATAAGGCTCCCTATAATTTTCAGATACATGCAGTCCAGTGGCCAATCGCCAGGGAAGAAAGAAAAGTCCACCAGGAGGTGCTTGGGTATATCCAAAGCGGACAGCTGGACCTGAAGGACTTTGTGACCCACAAACTGCCCCTTGAGGAATACCAGCGGGGCATAGAACTGGTGAGGTCCAGAGAGGGACTGAAAGTAGTACTCGAATTTTAA